CCTAAAACGAGATGAAATATTCTTTGAAGTGATGAAATCTCTATGTATGGTCTCAAAGTACTGACAAAAAAAGCCCCGGCGGTCGCCCCGGAGCTATGGCCATAAATTATGACCGGGAAAAATACTTTCGTTAAAGAGTGTGGTCTGGTATCTGTTTCTCGCAGAAACCTTTATTATTTCGCGCCGATTTTTTTACCCAACACATGGTCCAGGCTGAATTTACCGGCGCCGCTGACCGTCAGGCTAAACAGCATTAACAGATAATAAAGAGGGATTTCAAAACCATTGTTTCCGGCTGCAAATCCATTGCCCAGATGCACGGTAAAAATGGCCACCAGCATCACAAACATCAACGGTAAAGAAATTAAACGCGTGCCCAGACCTAAAAGCAAAAGAATGGAGCCCGAAAATTCCGTAATGCCGGCAAGATAGGCGTTTAACGTGGGGAATGGATAATTCATGCTGGCAAACCATTGAGCTATGGAATCGATGTTATTCAACTTTTTTAGAGCTGGTTCAAAAAAACCGTAACTCAAAATAAGCCTGAAAAAAAGAGGCGGCAAATCCGTCAAATTTTGAATAAAATTTTTGTATTTAAGATAGAATTCTTTCATTTCTGTATTCCTTTCTGAAAAACGGTGCTCAGGCGCTAAAACCGAGAACGGCGCCCTGTAACAACATATCGTTGAAAAACGGTAAAATCACGGGCGTTAATTGTTCGTAAGTTGTTTCGCCTAACAATTCGACTACGCTTTCAATGGCTTCCTGACCAGTCTGTCTTTTTTCCTGCAGATGTTGCCAGACAAGAGCCAGAAGCGGAGAGATTTCTACAAACTTAACCTGGCCCGAATCCAGTTCACGAAATACAAGCACAAAATATTGTCCCCGAAACGGTGGCGTTTCATCGGCCGCCATCTTGTGTACCGGATACTCCAGTTCAATGATCTTATGATCAGGATTGAGCGCAATCTTTTCCTTTAAAAAGTCGCCTTCCGAACGGAATTCAGGAAGCGGCTGATCGGGCATGGTAAACACATCGATTTCGATCCATTCAAAAAATAAAAGATCATCCAGATAGGGACGTTTAAATTCGCCGGCATAATCTTTTTCCACAACGAACGCATAAAATTCATAAGGCATTTTCCAGATGTAAGGCGTTTGCGGTCTGGCTTCGCGCATATAAGCTTCGAGGAGCGCATCCCACTCGGCCGAAGTTAAAATTTCAACGGTAATGGGAAAAGCGCGCCTCAGCGTGTCGGAAAAAATATTGCGCACCAGACGCCGATAATGCGTCATGCGCTGCGCGTCGGTTCCCGGAATGGAAACTTCGCTTCCACTTAAAATATAGCCGTACATCTTTTCCATCAATTGTCTGGTTTCAGCGGAGAGCGACATGTTTTTTCTCCCATTCTTTTTCCATAATGGCCGAGAGGTTCCCGAGTTCCGTCTGTAATTCCTCAATTTCAGGAATATTAAAGTCACGCTCCAATAAAACGGGCACCGGCGGCAGGTGTTTAATGGTCCATTCGAACAAATCGTACACAGGATCAATGATCGGCTGCCCATGTGTGTCGATTATCAAATCCGGGCTTACCTTTTCGTGCCCGGCCATGTGGATGTTGCTCACGCGTTCCAGCGGCAGGCTGCGGATAAATTCCCTGGCATCAAAACCGTGATTGAATGCATTGACGTACACATTATTGACGTCCAGCAAAAGATGGCAGTCGGCCTCTTCCACAATCGACCGAATGAACGTTGATTCATCCATTTCCGGCGCGGCGGTGGTGTAGTAGCTAACATTTTCGATGGCAATTTTGCGGCCTAAAAAATCCTGCACCTGCTTAATGCGTTCGACTACATGTTTAACCGCATCTTCCCGAAAAGGGATGGGCAACAAGTCGTAAAAATGCGCGTTCTGACATTTACTAAAGCTCAAATGTTCTGAATAGTGGATAACCGGAAACTCATTGAAGAACTGCTTTAACTGTTTCAGAAAATTCCAGTCCAGCGCTTCATCGCTTCCCAGCGAAAGAGACAGTCCATGGCACACGAGTGGATATTCTTCTGCCGCTTTTTCTAATTGTTTTCTCCAGAATCCGCCCATGCCCATCCAGTTTTCAGGGGCAAATTCCAGAAAGGCTGGTTTATTGGTTTGCAAACTGACCAGCTCTTCTGTTATATCTCTTCTTAGTCCCAGTCCTGCGCCTTGAATCATCTTTTTCTCCCAAAAATTAATAAAAGTCGGGTAGGCCCCGACTTTTATTAATAGTTTTTATTAATTATTTATCCGATTTACCTTCGCCGCATTTGGCTTCAGAGGTTTTAGAATCGGCCTTTTTGGCTTTTTCATCGGCTTTTTTTACGTCTTTGCTTTTTGTTTTCATCATCTCGCCGCCGCATTTGCCTTCTCCGCATTTGGCTTCGCTGGTTTTTGATTCTACCTTTTTAGCGGCAGATTCTTTCACGGCCTTAGCTTCTTTGTTTTTAGCGTCTTTCATCTCGCCGCCACATTTGCCTTCGCCGCATTTGCCTTCACTGGTCTTAGTGTCTTTTGTGGTTTTGCTGTCCATTGCGCCGCAGCCTAATTCTGCCGGTTTTTGTAAAGAATTGATGGTGCTTAATGCTTCGCGCACTTCCGATCCGGAGCCCATTACCGAATAATTGCCCGCATTAGCCTGTGCGCTGAATCCGGCCACTGCGCTCATCAGGACGGCGCTCGAGGCTAATTTGATCAGCTTCCTGGATCGGCTCTCTTTTTTGGTTGTCTTGCTCATGATTGAATCTCCTTCATATTTGGTAAAGTTGTTTTTAACATCTGAGCATTAAAACAGAAGCAAGGGCGTACAAATTCCTCAATCTGAATAAATATTGAAGATTTCAATAAAAATTTATCTTTTTGTTACACTTTTGTGATATTTAATGGAAACAAAATGGGCAGGGATTCTGCTGGTTTTAAAGCGGTTATCGGATTTTATTCATGCATTCACTCCAAGACAGCGAAGCCGCAACGCGCGCAGGGTAATTTTATTGCGGATTACGCCAATCATCGCAGAAAGAGAATAAACAAATTATTCTGAGACCAAAGTTAAGCAAATCGGCACTCTACTATTCGGGCACAGCCTCCCGCTCCGCGTGATAATTCGGGCACAGCCTCCCGCTCCGCGTGATAATTTTTAATTGAAGTGCAGCACAAAAACATTCCCGCAGGAATTTAAGCACCCCCAGAGAACATAGAGAAGTCACAAAAGGCGCAAAGAGTGTTAAAGATTAAAAATAGTTTCCATTGCCCTCACCCGGAATAAAAGTCCTGGTGAGGAGAACGTTGAGCGTGTACAGTTGCAATTCCACCATTCAACCATTCAACTAATTAACCATTCAACCACCCCGGCGGCACAAAAATTTTTGAATCCTGCCAGGGGGGGCGAAATAACCAATCACCTTTGAGTAAACTCATTCATTGTCGCTCAACAGGCCAATCGTTACACTGCCGTAAAAGGTCTTATTTCTTGAAAAAAAGTTGATCCCTGACGTTCACATTCCCGACCGGGGATAAAATAGAAAGCGGCTTGCCCTTCACAGTCTGTCTGAATTCGATGCAGCATGGCACGTAATGCAGGAGAGCGCAATGAATTCAATTTTTCCCTTTCGGACTTATGGAAGCGCCTTACAATTTAAGTATATTATCCGGGAAATTATTATTATTCTTTGATTGTATATAGATATCTAATTCTCCTAAAAACGCAGATACGATAAGTAAAGTAATGGCATCTTCCGACAGAAAATCGAATTCCTCGACAATATATTCCAGAGCTTCATAAACCTCTTCACTCGTTCGATCTTCAGGATCAATTTTATCCAGAAGATACTCAAAAGAGTTATACATCTCTTCTATCAGTTCGTCAGAGATCAGCGGAGCAAGATGTTTTTCTACAGCCATATAAAGGTCGTCCATTTGTTCCTCGCTCAATTCGGATAGCGCCTCAAAAATACCGCCGTCCGCAATAGCCAATCCGAGCTTATTTTGGAGCATGTTTTTTACTATTCGATATCCCTCTTCCAGATCTTCTTCAAAAAAAATGTCCAGAAAAAGCGTCCCTGATAATAACAACGATACCATGAAGTCCAGGTCCGGGTTTTCAGGAATTTCGTTGATTAAATATTCTGTCAACCCAGGGAATTCATCTTCCAGACGCAATAACTTGTCTCCATTTATTGCTATATGTTCTACCAGATCAGCAGGGTCGTCTAACGCTACACCGTTTTTCTGAACATTTTCGACAACCATTTCCAAAATTCGCCGGCCCAGGTCATAACTACGCATAATAATGCTCTGATACAAACCGCAATGTATGATATAGGAGTCCATGGAATCTAACTCTAAAAGTTCCAGGATGGCATCGGTTTTGCAAATCAATTCGCTGTCGTTTTCCATTTCTGCGCGTTCATTGAGATCATAGACGCGGATGAATAAATCATCAATGAATCGATCCGTTAAAAACGACTCGCTTAAATATTCAATCAGCGTGAGAATTTCTGCCGCAACACGATCTTCGATATGTTTCTTTTTCTTTGCCCGTTTTCGGACCACCTTGTCAGCTTCCATGGCCTTTAAAATCATGTCAATAGGATTAAGATAAAAACCATCGAATTCAGGTTGGTCAATAAGATCGGCGGTATCAGAGGCCTCTGCCAGAATCCGCCTGACTTCTGGCGGGATGCGCGTCTGGCTGCCGCTCTTTAGCGGCTCAGGCGGGCTGTTAAGTTTTGTTTTACTGTTTAATTGACCATTGCGTTTTGCATTTTTTTTTGATGATTTTTTTTTGCCGGTCATCATTTCTCCCTTTTTAGAAAATAAAACAAAAAAAGAAAACTATCGCCTGAAATCGACTTAAGAGATTTCAGACAACACAACCTTAACACAAAATAGGGGAAAAAAAAGGTGAGATCAATTTTTTCAATGAGAAATGAGGAGCCGCCGTAGCTTGCTTTTTTTGTAAGGCTCGTTTGTAGTTTTTGTTCGGCGCTTATTATTGTGTATAAGGTAATCCACAAAGAGAAAATTTTTCAAGCCGATGTTCAACGACCGTCATTTTCTGGCAGAAAAACCTTTTTGATTGAAAGGCAGGCCAAACTTTTTTAATTTTTATTTAGTTATGATTTTTTTTATAATAGAACATAAAATGAAATTAACGAGAAGACGCTATGCACATTTTAATAGCAGAGGATGAGCAAAGTCTGGCGCATTCGTTGCGTAGAAGTTTTGAAGCGGAGGGCTACACCGCTTCGGTGGTGTACGATGGACAGGCTGTTCTGGACTTTCTGGAACAAAATAAGACCATCGATCTTCTTTTATTAGATTGGAGAATGCCCAGAGCAAGCGGCTTCGAGGTTTGTAAAACATTACGCGCCCAGGAAAATAAAATACCGATCATTCTCTTAACAGCCCTGAACGATATTTCCAACAAGGTGGAAGCGTTAAACGCGGGCGCCGACGATTACATTACCAAGCCGTTTGCTTTTAAAGAACTAATCGCCCGTATAAACGCTGTTTTACGCCGCGTTCAAAGCAGCAAAGAAGTTTTGAAATTCGGCAGCTGCATTTTGAATGTGGTCAATCATGAAATCCACTCGCCTAAAGGGAAGACTAAACTATCTGAAAAAGAGTTCGAGTTGTTTTATTATTTTATACAACGTAAAAACTCCATCATCACGCGCGATCAAATTGCCAGAGATATCTGGAATTTAAACTTTTTACCAACGACCAATTTCATTGAAGCGACGATCAAGAATCTAAGAAAAAAACTTGCAGAAATTACCGATTGCCATCATATCAAGACCGTTTATGGAGAAGGATACACCTTCATCGATGATTAAATATTTTTCTCACAGTAGTCGGCGAATTATTTTATTCAATACTTTTACCATGCTCATTTTTTACGTGGTGTTTAATGTCTTTTTCCTTTTTCTGCTTAACCGTCACCTGGAAAAGGAAATCGACAACGGACTGATCCATGAAATCGACCATTTTCATATTGCACTGGGAGTTGAAAACGACTCCATTTATTTTAAAAATAAAGAGGAGTTGCAGGAACGCGGTTTGCGCGAGATAACCGAAAAGCCATACTTTTTGCGAATTCTGAATAAATCTGGTCACGTCCTCTTTCAGAGCCCCAATCTCAAATATCTATCGGATATCCCGATACATCTTCCTATAAATATTGACACGTTAACCTTTGTCAATCATTCTGTCGAGCACTACTCTTTACGCACCTGTTACGCGCCTATTAAAAAAGACAACAAAGTATATGGATATATCCAGCTTTCTACTCTCAAATCGGCAGGGAAGAAAGTTTTTACCGACATTCTGTTTTTTGATATCCTGACCTTCCCTCTTGTTTTGTTGGTTATATTGGGCATTTCCTTTATGAACGCTCACCAGTACCTGGCGCCCATCCGTAAGATTATTCAGATTACCAAACACATTTCGGCCACTGATCTTTCAAAACGCATTGATTATGAAGCCGATCCCTCTGACGAGATAGGACAACTGCGCGACACGCTCAATCATTTATTTGATCGACTGGAAAATCAGATTAAACAAATCGCTCAGTTTACAGACAACGCCGCCCATCAGTTGTTGTCGCCGCTTACGGTTATGAAAACCGAATTGGAACTTCTGACGCGCCGTGAACACACCAATCCCGACTGTGTCAACAGCTTTAACGTGTTAATCCAACAAACCGATCGGATGATCCGCATCATTAATACGCTGTTAATTATTTCTCGCAATGACAACATCCAATCCGTACCTTTATCCATCATCTCTCTTAAAAAAGTCATTCAATTCATAAAAAATCATTACACGCAACGCGTAACCTTCAAAATTCAAAGGGGCAATTTTTTTCTCAAAGGGAATCCAGAATATTTCTTAATGGCCTTACAAAACCTGATTGACAACGCTTTAAAATACTCCGATGAGAACAGCGAGGTTATCGTAAAAATTTTTAAAGTGGGCTCGATCTTAAAGATTCAGGTTATTGATCAAGGCATTGGCATCCCGGACGAAGAGAAAGAGCGTATTTTTGAACGCTTTTATCGAAGCGATAAAGCTAACCATCAAAAAGGGTTCGGGTTGGGGCTGAGCCTGGTGCAAAGCGTGGTTAAACAGATAGATGGGAGCATTCAAGTTAGAGACAACCAACCTAGAGGCACCATTTTTGAGCTGAGTTTCCCTTTGTTAAAATTAGAATAATCTGCCTCTAACTTCCCTGCCATACTTGTAAACCAAAATAAAATTTACTTCCCTCGTTGAGTTTGCTCTCCACAGTAATGTTACTTTGATGCAGCTCAATAATCTTTTTGGTAATAGCCAGGCCCAGGCCTGAACCATTGGCATTTTCACCATGCACTTTTCGACCACGGAAAAAGCGTTCAAACACCAGGGGCAGGTCTTCAGGGGCAATACCCCGGCCAGTGTCCATAATTTCAATTAATACCTGTTCGTTTTGCCTGGAAGCGCAAATGATCACGGCGCCGCCAGGCGGAGTGTAGTTCACTGCGTTTTCCACCAAATTGGTCAGAGCTCGTTCCATGAGCCTAAGATCCGCATAAACCTGCGGCAAACCATCTGGCGCGGAAATTTTAATAGCCATGCGTTTCTTTTCGGCCACGTGTTGGAATTTCATCGCCACGTCGTAAATCAGGTCTTTAATGGAGAATGGCTCAAAATGCGGTTTAATTTGCCTGGCCTCTAATTTAGAAAGTTCAAACAACTGCTCGACCAGTCCCTGCATGCCTTCGGCGGTTTCCGAAATAATTCGCAAGTATTCTTCGTATTCTTCGTTGGTCAGGTGTTCGCTTTTCATTTGAATGGTTTCCAGGTAGCCGCGAATGGAAGCCAGCGGCGTTCGTAAATCGTGCGAAATATTGGCAATCAATTCACGTCGCAGGCGATCGGTATTTTTCAGTTCTTCAATATTGGCCACAATCTTTTCAGCCATGCGGTTAAAAGAATGGGCTAACTGACCCAATTCATCCCTGGCGCTGGTTTTAATGCGTTGATCTAACTGGCCGTTTTCAAAACTTTTAACCACTTCATTCATCTGGTGCAGGCGCTTGGTTAAAAAGAAAAATAAAAGCAAACCAATAAAAGCGGTAAAAACCAAGGTGACCACCAGCCCTTTAATGATGGTTTGCGTCAAATAGCTTTCGCGAATGGTGTTAATGGCCGAATCGTACAGTTCCCCCCCCAGAATGATGTACAGAAAGCCGTTTATATTTTTCCCGATTTTGAGAGGGGCTGCTGAAAAGGGCTTCATCACACCTGGATGACGTGGGTCCTCACCTAAAATCGGGCTGTGGTACGAACCTGCCAAAAATTGTTGAATAGGTTCCAGCGAAACGTAACGGGCTTTTACTTTTTTTTGCGGATCGGCAAAAAAGGCTAAAATTTTTCCCTGTTCATCCAGCAGGTAAATTTCAATTTTAGGATTGAGCACCATCATGTAATGAATGGTGTGCCCAATATTGGCAATATCGCTACTATCTTTTAGCAGCGGTTCCAGCTCTCGCGCCATGTCGGAGGCTAAATTCAAATTTAAACGCTGATCGGCTTCTTTATGATATTTATTCCATGTTTGCAATGTAAAACCAATTTGTAGCCCACCCAGAATGACCAGCAAAATCAAAAATACGGCCGAAAGCCGAACGTAAAACGAATTGAAAAATGATTTCATGAAGTTATTTCCTCAGGAATTTCGAAGCGGTAGCCCACCCCCCACAGGGTTTTAATGAATTTGGGTTTGGTAGGGTCGCTTTCGATTTTGTTGCGTAATCGATTGATGTGCGAATTAACGGTGTGTTCGTAGCCCTCGTAATGATACCCCCACACCAACTCCAGCAGGGTTTCACGGTTGTAAATTTTGCCAGGATGGCGAGCAAACAGTACCAGCAGGTCAAATTCTTTGGCGGTCAACTCAAGGGGACGTCCATCTAAAATCACTTTGTGCTGCTCGGTATCTATCAGCAGGTTGCCCAGTTCAATTAAGGTCTGATTCTTATCGTCTGAGTTCTTTTCTTTTTCCACCTCAATGCGTCTTAAAATCACTTTTACGCGGGCAATAAATTCCCGAACACTAAAAGGTTTGGTAATGTAATCATCTGCGCCAATTTCCAGTCCAAGCACCTTATCAAATTCTTCCGACCTGGCCGTTAACATTAAAATGGGCGTAAATCGGTTCTCCTGACGGATTCGACGACACACTTCAATACCATCTAATTCAGGCAACATCAAATCAAGTACGATCATTTTGTAAGAGTTCTCCAGCGCCTTTTCCAGACCGCTCTGTCCGTCAATAGCCGTCTCTACCATAAAGCCCAGATCGCTCAGGTGAATTTCCAGTAAATTGACAATTTTGGGATCGTCTTCAATGATTAGAATCTTATTGGTTTCGCCCATGGTTGCACCTTCGTTTTTT
This sequence is a window from Caldithrix abyssi DSM 13497. Protein-coding genes within it:
- a CDS encoding DoxX family protein; translation: MKEFYLKYKNFIQNLTDLPPLFFRLILSYGFFEPALKKLNNIDSIAQWFASMNYPFPTLNAYLAGITEFSGSILLLLGLGTRLISLPLMFVMLVAIFTVHLGNGFAAGNNGFEIPLYYLLMLFSLTVSGAGKFSLDHVLGKKIGAK
- a CDS encoding DNA-binding domain-containing protein, with the translated sequence MSLSAETRQLMEKMYGYILSGSEVSIPGTDAQRMTHYRRLVRNIFSDTLRRAFPITVEILTSAEWDALLEAYMREARPQTPYIWKMPYEFYAFVVEKDYAGEFKRPYLDDLLFFEWIEIDVFTMPDQPLPEFRSEGDFLKEKIALNPDHKIIELEYPVHKMAADETPPFRGQYFVLVFRELDSGQVKFVEISPLLALVWQHLQEKRQTGQEAIESVVELLGETTYEQLTPVILPFFNDMLLQGAVLGFSA
- a CDS encoding DUF692 domain-containing protein codes for the protein MIQGAGLGLRRDITEELVSLQTNKPAFLEFAPENWMGMGGFWRKQLEKAAEEYPLVCHGLSLSLGSDEALDWNFLKQLKQFFNEFPVIHYSEHLSFSKCQNAHFYDLLPIPFREDAVKHVVERIKQVQDFLGRKIAIENVSYYTTAAPEMDESTFIRSIVEEADCHLLLDVNNVYVNAFNHGFDAREFIRSLPLERVSNIHMAGHEKVSPDLIIDTHGQPIIDPVYDLFEWTIKHLPPVPVLLERDFNIPEIEELQTELGNLSAIMEKEWEKKHVALR
- a CDS encoding response regulator transcription factor; translated protein: MHILIAEDEQSLAHSLRRSFEAEGYTASVVYDGQAVLDFLEQNKTIDLLLLDWRMPRASGFEVCKTLRAQENKIPIILLTALNDISNKVEALNAGADDYITKPFAFKELIARINAVLRRVQSSKEVLKFGSCILNVVNHEIHSPKGKTKLSEKEFELFYYFIQRKNSIITRDQIARDIWNLNFLPTTNFIEATIKNLRKKLAEITDCHHIKTVYGEGYTFIDD
- a CDS encoding sensor histidine kinase, which encodes MIKYFSHSSRRIILFNTFTMLIFYVVFNVFFLFLLNRHLEKEIDNGLIHEIDHFHIALGVENDSIYFKNKEELQERGLREITEKPYFLRILNKSGHVLFQSPNLKYLSDIPIHLPINIDTLTFVNHSVEHYSLRTCYAPIKKDNKVYGYIQLSTLKSAGKKVFTDILFFDILTFPLVLLVILGISFMNAHQYLAPIRKIIQITKHISATDLSKRIDYEADPSDEIGQLRDTLNHLFDRLENQIKQIAQFTDNAAHQLLSPLTVMKTELELLTRREHTNPDCVNSFNVLIQQTDRMIRIINTLLIISRNDNIQSVPLSIISLKKVIQFIKNHYTQRVTFKIQRGNFFLKGNPEYFLMALQNLIDNALKYSDENSEVIVKIFKVGSILKIQVIDQGIGIPDEEKERIFERFYRSDKANHQKGFGLGLSLVQSVVKQIDGSIQVRDNQPRGTIFELSFPLLKLE
- a CDS encoding sensor histidine kinase, whose protein sequence is MKSFFNSFYVRLSAVFLILLVILGGLQIGFTLQTWNKYHKEADQRLNLNLASDMARELEPLLKDSSDIANIGHTIHYMMVLNPKIEIYLLDEQGKILAFFADPQKKVKARYVSLEPIQQFLAGSYHSPILGEDPRHPGVMKPFSAAPLKIGKNINGFLYIILGGELYDSAINTIRESYLTQTIIKGLVVTLVFTAFIGLLLFFFLTKRLHQMNEVVKSFENGQLDQRIKTSARDELGQLAHSFNRMAEKIVANIEELKNTDRLRRELIANISHDLRTPLASIRGYLETIQMKSEHLTNEEYEEYLRIISETAEGMQGLVEQLFELSKLEARQIKPHFEPFSIKDLIYDVAMKFQHVAEKKRMAIKISAPDGLPQVYADLRLMERALTNLVENAVNYTPPGGAVIICASRQNEQVLIEIMDTGRGIAPEDLPLVFERFFRGRKVHGENANGSGLGLAITKKIIELHQSNITVESKLNEGSKFYFGLQVWQGS
- a CDS encoding response regulator transcription factor produces the protein MGETNKILIIEDDPKIVNLLEIHLSDLGFMVETAIDGQSGLEKALENSYKMIVLDLMLPELDGIEVCRRIRQENRFTPILMLTARSEEFDKVLGLEIGADDYITKPFSVREFIARVKVILRRIEVEKEKNSDDKNQTLIELGNLLIDTEQHKVILDGRPLELTAKEFDLLVLFARHPGKIYNRETLLELVWGYHYEGYEHTVNSHINRLRNKIESDPTKPKFIKTLWGVGYRFEIPEEITS